The DNA sequence TTCCTTGTCTTCTATTCTCGCCTATCAGCCGTCATCTCAACGGTCACCCCTTTCTTACTCATGTCGTCCGTGACGCGATCCATCCAACTTTTCCTATGTCTTCCCCGCCCCACATGTCCCGCCACATTCATGTCTAACATTCttcttattgcatggatccattattacgtataaaaatgattactaTTTCCTGTCACAGCTAAGCCGATAGACCTCCTCGCGTGGTACGTGAGTTCCGAGCAGTGTGTCGATGCGCTCGAAATGCACGAGCCGTACACGTACCTGAACGGCCTGCACGCACAGGACCTGGAGGACTTACTGGAGGATATCAAGGTACTCACATTTTGCTCAGAAGATTATGATTTTGTATGTGCTATGGTATCTTCTTGTATACGTCGAATACGAACCGGTCGTGATTCAGGTGTTTTAAAAGTCTGGTACCTCCAGGTGTACAAGGAGCTGGAGCAGGACGTGAACCAGTCGTACTGGGAGGACGTGCAGACTATCGTGTCGTCGGAGCTGGCGAAGCTGCGGCGCCTGGCTCCGGGCCGGGACGGGGTGCACGCCGCCGTGGCCGAAGACGTGGCCGGCGTGTTCCGCGGGAAGAGCACGGCCGCCCTGCTTCAGTTGCAGGACGCCATCGAACACAAGATGGCCGCCAGGACAGCCGGCATCGACGTGCACTACTGGGAGAGTCTGCTCAGCCAGCTCAAAGGTATATCATATTGTAGATTCATTAGTCTCAGTCGTAggaatactttatattttttgcccTTTTTTGACTACCGTTTTGTACCGAAgcgtattttgtaaatatgtaatCAAAAAgtgaagaaatattaaaacaaatataacgaTCCCTTTAaaggattaattttaaaagaagtttttttatgttgaagTATTACTCCTAGAGGAGGTAGTGGTTTCTAGCAGACATTCCTAAGGATAAGTCTGTCAAGTCGTTGAGTaccttgaaataattaaaataaaaaaattgtcgtaATTAATTGTGTGCATCTGTGTAGCTCACATGGCACGAGCTCGTCTCCGAGACCGGCACCAGAACAACCTCCGCCGCAAGCTGCAGCTGCTGAAGAGAGAACAAGGAGTCGCCGCGGACGAGCACGCGGAACACGAggacaaacacacacacgcagAGGGGTGAGGCTGGCACACACACACTGACTTCTTGTGGAGATATCCGCTCGAGGACTGTTGGTTTATGTATAAACAGAAAGTAGATTTTTGCATATTTCTCATCATTCTTGTAAAATGAACCGGCCCAGGGATTTCATAACTTTTCATCTGCAAATCTGAAATACATCTTGATGAAGACATGTTCGTTTCATATAGCGCTGGTCCGGAGCAGAAGTCGCCTCGGTCGGAGAGCGAGGCGGAGGAGGCGGAGGCGGAGGGCGAATCGTGGTGCGGGAGTTACTCCCCGCGGTACCTGGCGCCTGCCTCGCTGGAGCCCGCCACGCTGCTGCTGGAGCCCCACGAGGACCGCCAGCGCCTGGCCTTCCTCCGAGCCAGGCTGCatgccgccgccgccgccgacCAGCACAAGGCCACGCTTGCTAAGGTAAACTACATATTGAACAGAGGCAGCGACGTTTAGACACGGATGAAGGAAAATAGATTAGTTTATCccacaaatttatttaccgCTATACTGCGGAGGTCGAGTTCAGTGTGCATATATTGATGAAGCTTTCATTgagtattttgtatttgaatttaagttCAGATCATAGCTTGGCATCGTTTTCATGATCATTGTCCGTCTCCAGCTTCCGGAGGCAGCTGATGCAGTGCCGGGCACCAGCACGGGCGCTCTGGAGGCGGCCGCGAGGCGCTCCATGGAGGGAGGTAGTGAGGGCGGTGCCGCCCAGTTCAGTGTGGAGCACGTGCTGCCCGACCAGCCTTGCCTGTGGGCGGACAAGTACAGACCCAGGAAACCAAGATACTTCAACAGGTACGCAACCGACTGCTCGTAATGTAACCTCTTCCTGCATTCAGGTCTAAATGGAGTACATGGTACTTTAACAACGTTATGGCTAATCTCTTGTACTGCTGGACCGATATCGATGGAACTTTAAGAACGGATAGTTTAAGTTACAAGGACTAAAATTAGTAagcttaaattattaaaatttttattaatatacataataaaaatacctattCCACAAAAATTAAACCAAGTTTGACAACTATCGATATAAAATCGCGTGTAATGTCAATGTAAAGTCAGTTAAATACGTCCCGGTCACATCGTTCATTGCAGAGTCCACACCGGCTTCGAGTGGAACAAATACAACCAGACTCATTACGACATGGACAACCCTCCGCCGAAGATCGTTCAAGGATACAAGTTCAACATCTTCTACCCGGACCTCATCGACAAGAGCGCCACCCCTGAGTTCTCACTtgtcagtatatatatatattaaagctacatataaataataataatacttagtAAACTGAGCCATGGTATTATAAGATATGTTTTCAAAGCTTTCCCATTATATTAAAGTGGAACTATATTCatcatatttcatatattagaTGTGTAAACATGTACGGCAATCATCAAGGCTATCTGAAGTTAGTGACCTGGTATATGCTTGTAAACAAATTGCAGAAGCCGTGTGCTGACAACCCTGAGTTTGCTGTGCTTCGTTTCCATGCGGGCCCACCCTATGAAGACATCGCCTTCAAGATAGTGAACCGCGAGTGGGAGTACTCCTACAAGAGAGGCTTCCGCTGTCACTTCCACAACAACATCTTCCAGTTGTGGTTCCACTTCAAGAGATACAGATACAGGCGTTGacaacacacatacatacatcgtGATATCTTTGTGTTTCACATCTGGTTGAGTAAATAACTGATTTATGTGAATCATGTTTCAATTActcattacaaattatatgaagTGATCCTTGTTTGTTCCTTGTATTATTTGATGTCATCTTGTAGCCACCACcccaaatatatatgtatgtttaaactattttaggtttaaatgtgttaatacaaaaacaaacagtAATAAGATCTATTTAGTTAATTCAATTGGGAACTACATGTTGACGActaggaaaataaatatttttgaattaaaaaaaaagaaaatattgagcccaaattaattttaataaatatgttaagaaaATGTATGATCAACAactggttttaattaaatatacaatattttaattaatagttttattatttcatcttCTAAGGGCGTACTAATGATGACATAATTTTTCATCTGTAGTTTACATTTTTGTAACTGCAATAAAAACCAGAATCAACTACAACAGTTTAATAGCCTTCACTAATATATTGATCGTTTATGTTGTCTATTCTTTCTTGGGTTGGTCATCAGTTTTATCTACGACATCCTCAGACACAGGATTTCCTCTGAAGTTTGGGAACTGCTCCCAGGGTGCACTTAACTCGAAGCGCCTAAACTCCTGGGCCAGTTCCAATGGTTCAACCACAACCCTTTTCTGTTCATCATCATAACGCAATTCTACATATCCACTGAGGGGGAAGTCCTTTCTGAACGGGTGACCCTCAAAACCGTAGTCAGTTAAAATTCTTCTCAAGTCTGGGTGGTTAGCGAAGAAGACACCGTACATGTCCCAAATCTCTCTTTCATACCAGTTGGCAGCTTTGAACACTTCGCAAGCTGAATCGATTGGTGTCAGTTCATCAGTGTAGGTTTTCACACGAATTCGAGCATTGTAGCGTAGTGACAGTAGGTTGTAGATAATTTCGAACCTGTAGGGTCGGCTAGGCACATCCATGCCACCAATATCCACGAGATTTGCGAACTGTGCATTGTGATGATCCTTAAGGAATTGAAGCACAGGGATGACACCATCTGTCGGCACTAGAACTTCAAGTTCGTTACCTGCTGTAATTTGAACTTTCTGCACGAATTTAGGCAGGCATTCAGCTACATATTTGCCAAAATCTACTAGGTGAGCTTTTTGCAACGGATCAAATTTGGCAACAGTCGGTCGCGTTTCGACTTGAGGTTGAACTTGGTCAGTTTTTGTTGCTACAAGTTGAAGACCAGGGTATTggttattattcaaaattgcCCGACTTAGATTACGTCCTGCACCAATGGTGCGTTTTAGAAAGAAAGACATTGTATGAAGGGATTTTTAAGTGTTTACCCTTACGTAATTTTAATGCGTTTCGAAAGTTTCGTCttcatatgaaaaattaaaatatgtcactTTTGACTGACAATGCTGTATGACAATTCAATACAGCACAGAATATGTATATTCTTTAAAGCAAATTCAGTTTTTAGTAGTGTTTATCAATATTTCAGTTATACtatacttaaaacttttaattttatgaattcataaCTGAAGAACTTATTGAGCGATTTTTAGCTAAAACATACATGCCTTGCGTTgtctatacaatatataatataaatagatttgaattattatcatttgttAGTACTCTGTAGCAGTTATTCTGTATTCATTATTGGTTActagttattttgaaattggaaGTACAATAAGttcttgtttaatattttttattagttattaccactttttcgtttttaaatctttattatcaggttttattttctaagacATGTGGTATTTAtactttgttttaaagataAGAAAGCATTGtgttaaaaatgtaagtaaaaGCTATTAACAAATCACAACAGTGACCGTGTATGATGGAAGTAAATATCTTTGAATGAAACTCAAGACTGTAATATATAACGCATACgtgtaatacattattttattgaaagagTAAAAAATCCCATAGTAAGTAAGTGGTGAAACCACCACAGCATGTTGTGTTTAACATTCTATTTCCATAAATTACctctatttctattatatcttTATCTCATCTTTAATGATAGTATCTGCAAAATGGATGAGGAGTTAAAGCAGTTAAAGTCCGTGTTGAGGTCTCTGGTGGTGTCGAGCGCCACGGAGGTCGATGTTCGTACTTTATTGCGGGACTATAGAATGATGGTCGGGAATCAACTGCCCTTAGCCAAATTTGGTTACAAAGAACCCGTAGGCTTTCTTAAGGAATATTTCAGTGATTGTTTTTTAGTAAGTATTCATCACACAGATATTACTCTATTaacctgtaatattttttatatgccgttgtatacttaaaacatatagttaatattttgtgcTATCACAATAGTAGCAGATGAGATACcacattacatatttaagtatGTAAAGCTGTGTTTTTGAGTTTAACTTGCATATTTGTTGTTAGTTAGAGATAAACTAAAGGAGAAATAACAATACTGAATGAGAAAGTtctacaacaaaaatattaggcttaaattgaattgtattataattttaaatgtgagTTTAATctgaatatgtttttattatgtattatgtatgtaaaatacaggagaaataatttatttaattaagatactCTTTATTAGATGTACATTActgatgaaaattaaaagaaatattatagctAACTATACCTATATGATACATCTCATAatgaataagttaaatatcCACATGTAATATagctattaatgtttttgtttagttCACGGGTCCAGTAGGGAATCCCGTGTTGACATTGATTGTTCCTGATAGTTTAAAACACATAGATAAGTTTGtacaaaaacagaaaattaacAATGTGAAATCGTAAGtcacaaatataattgttactaTAAATGATATGTTAATTCTGATGATACAGTCAGAGGCGTGAACTAAAAGTGATGCTTTTCACAGAAAAGGTAAAAGAAGGAGCGTGCAAGAAAGTGTACATAAGCCAAGTGAATCTAACCTAATTGTTCAAACTGTCAATACACAGCAAACGGCAAGAAATCAAAAGACACCTCCGTTAAAGAAtgacatgaaaataaatcaacaaattaCAAAAGAAGTTCCGACACTCAATAAACACCATTTGAGGGACATAGAGGTACAGCTGCGTTATCCTCAGGGTTGATACTTtagtaattcatattaaataattataaatatgctgttgtctttgtatttttttccagaaaaatattaataacccTGAAGTAAAAGCGAACGAACCATGTTCACAGACGGCACTTCAAAATTTCCTTAAGAAGAGAACACCTCTATTTGATTGTCAGCTTTCAAACAGTGATAAAGACTTTGACAAAGATAGTGACTCAGGAAGACTCACTTCATCAAGTGAGCTGCTAATTATTAATGACTGGCCGCACCAAATTAGGATGTTGTCCACATGTTGCTAAGTAATTGTGTCTGGTGACACAAGTCAAGCTAGCCTCAGTATGAGTTGGAGTCTCCCCCCATGTCTTGTGAAGTACCTTGTACTTTTAGTCGAAGATCCCAGGGCTGCCAGACGTCACCTATTTTCTGACGGATGAAATGTGGACGATTGAGTAGCATTAGTGTGTACTATGATCGTATGCCTACCTGCTAGCTTGGTCAAACGGCCAATTTTGAGGTATGAGGTGATCAAGGTACTTGGATCGGTTTGCCTTCTTGGCaaaggttttaaaatagttgTCGGATGAACATCAATAAAAATGGAGCATCAGAATTTACGTGAAGTTaactatatagatattttgacAACTTTAAAGCGTCTGTCTGACAATATGGCTGACGGTCAGTGTCTGGGAGTATTgacaacttatttttaactatacattttaaaacatatatgaaaATCAGCCGTGAGAATTTACTTGAAGTAAGTAATGTTTTGATGTACATTGTTCACTTGATACCTCAAAATTGGCCGTTTGACCAAGCTAGCAGGTAGGCATACGATCATAGTACACACTAACATCCACATTTCATCCGTCAGAAAATAGGTGACGTCTGGCAGCCCTGGGATCTTGCTCTATTTGTTGATTGCATTAGCAGATAACAAACATGAAAACGGCATTCAGTCTAGTTTATAAATGAGTTGATTATTGcttacaaagaaattatattttaggtaCAAATAGTAAGAGAGCTCAAAGAGAACAACTTCATAAAGAAATTAAGGACATTGTGGTACAGAGTCCTCATGGAGTGAGCTGCACCGACCTCATGAGGCTTTACAGGTCAGGATGTTAACAGAAGTAATATAACAGGATGTCTTTATTAAAGGGTTTGGTTTAGAAGAGGAAGTTTGTCATTTATCTTGCTGTATTAATGAATGTCTGACATGTTACTATATGAAGGGCGCGCTACAGTCGCGAGTTGAACTTCACCCGCGTAGGGTACACCTCCGTACTGAGCGCGGCGTGTGCGGTGGACGGCCTGCAGGTGTCGCGGCGCACTCTCACGGACGACTGGTTGCTCAGTGACGCCGCTCGGCCTCCGCCCCCGGCCGCGCCCGCCCCGCCACGACCACCGCCCGCGCCCTCCACGCCCGCCCAGCCCGAGGACGCTCTGCCCGGGATAGACTTC is a window from the Danaus plexippus chromosome 16 unlocalized genomic scaffold, MEX_DaPlex mxdp_31, whole genome shotgun sequence genome containing:
- the LOC116772206 gene encoding LOW QUALITY PROTEIN: uncharacterized protein LOC116772206 (The sequence of the model RefSeq protein was modified relative to this genomic sequence to represent the inferred CDS: deleted 1 base in 1 codon), with protein sequence MSSRHISKHRDISRGRSVEHHRDCGGRSEDKISEKRSRSPNRKRKSASKDRRKSPQKKHTSSSSERKKESKKKKSKKKKKSRNSSSSSSSSSSSSSDSDEEELKLLQRLEAERLRLKEEKRKQKEMIKVNETPEEKRARRLKEKQEKERKRRERMGWDNEYQCYTDQDNPFGDSALTDTFVWTKKLAKEGVKNVSHNELEALNRQKQLENKIELEKVKQRRLEREAERAAREAEAAAAARAREAAQFSSWARHEDEFHLQQARLRSQIRIRDGRAKPIDLLAWYVSSEQCVDALEMHEPYTYLNGLHAQDLEDLLEDIKVYKELEQDVNQSYWEDVQTIVSSELAKLRRLAPGRDGVHAAVAEDVAGVFRGKSTAALLQLQDAIEHKMAARTAGIDVHYWESLLSQLKAHMARARLRDRHQNNLRRKLQLLKREQGVAADEHAEHEDKHTHAEGAGPEQKSPRSESEAEEAEAEGESWCGSYSPRYLAPASLEPATLLLEPHEDRQRLAFLRARLHAAAAADQHKATLAKLPEAADAVPGTSTGALEAAARRSMEGGSEGGAAQFSVEHVLPDQPCLWADKYRPRKPRYFNRVHTGFEWNKYNQTHYDMDNPPPKIVQGYKFNIFYPDLIDKSATPEFSLKPCADNPEFAVLRFHAGPPYEDIAFKIVNREWEYSYKRASAVTSTTTSSSCGSTSRDTDTGVDNTHTYIVISLCFTSGCICKMDEELKQLKSVLRSLVVSSATEVDVRTLLRDYRMMVGNQLPLAKFGYKEPVGFLKEYFSDCFLFTGPVGNPVLTLIVPDSLKHIDKFVQKQKINNVKSKGKRRSVQESVHKPSESNLIVQTVNTQQTARNQKTPPLKNDMKINQQITKEVPTLNKHHLRDIEKNINNPEVKANEPCSQTALQNFLKKRTPLFDCQLSNSDKDFDKDSDSGRLTSSSTNSKRAQREQLHKEIKDIVVQSPHGVSCTDLMRLYRARYSRELNFTRVGYTSVLSAACAVDGLQVSRRTLTDDWLLSDAARPPPPAAPAPPRPPPAPSTPAQPEDALPGIDFEPDVFPPDCMHFLESIPSVSLADVKPGDMLEVAVAEVYSPSHFWLLRLGEDYNIAMEEIMDDMNQYYGAGEGRDRSLALGAVREGHYCASLYDGDWHRSIIVRILDHDTVKVRHVDYGTVERVATSSLRVLLRRYAALEAQAVRARLGGVAPPAAGRRWPHASSHRFLRLVRDRRLVANVVATHGRERALEVLLIDTSTAEDRCLAAELVRSGHADPRPAPLAVAGHTTSECYLYPRFEALEAGDTPSFAEVHAYLRDGIALDFVHDYRRHVPPGLPPDRPATTYEPPPLLPGDSLASSSSSSSDSPHNEHLNPSPSSSGACLSPTSHRPPHPSPGRGVSLSAAECEAFCVLSRVDPGAAHRFMLEAMSRALFPASSPANPEAMESRSLMCPSRPRPPPGFETD
- the LOC116772209 gene encoding NADH dehydrogenase [ubiquinone] iron-sulfur protein 3, mitochondrial; its protein translation is MSFFLKRTIGAGRNLSRAILNNNQYPGLQLVATKTDQVQPQVETRPTVAKFDPLQKAHLVDFGKYVAECLPKFVQKVQITAGNELEVLVPTDGVIPVLQFLKDHHNAQFANLVDIGGMDVPSRPYRFEIIYNLLSLRYNARIRVKTYTDELTPIDSACEVFKAANWYEREIWDMYGVFFANHPDLRRILTDYGFEGHPFRKDFPLSGYVELRYDDEQKRVVVEPLELAQEFRRFELSAPWEQFPNFRGNPVSEDVVDKTDDQPKKE